The genomic window CCATCTCCAGGTCGGGGAAGAGAGGTGCATGCATGGAGAAGGGTTCCACCGGGTTGGATTTGAACCAGTCGGCCATCTCCCGAACATGGGCACGGCTGGTGTAGTCAAAGTGCTGCCGGGCCGCAAAAAGCTCTACACCCTGTGCCCCGGCGCGGGCAAAGAGTTCCAGAAATCCAGGATGCAAACGGTGGCGCAGGAAGATGTGCGTGGAAATGACCTTAAGCATATGAAGGCAGTGCGTGTGCTGTTTCTATCTTCTCATTAAACCGGAGGCGCACCGTCCACGATGTGCACACCTGCCGGAGGCTGGAAAAGAAAAGCGCTGTCCGGGGCCGGAGCATTCGGGACCTCGTCACTGAAGAGAAAAGTGTTGACAATGCCATCCGTCTCCTCAATCCGCATGGACTGAATGGTACCGTCTGCACGCGCGGTAATGGAGACCGAGGCGATGCGCTGTTCCATCCCTTTGGGAACACCCATGAGGACATAGCTTCCATTTTCTGCCGGAGCCAGGCGCAGGGAGCCGAGCTCCTTCTCAAGCTGCGTATGTCCCAGCAGAAAGCGCAAGGGAGAGCGGAGGTCGTCGAGTTTTTTTACCGGAACCCGCGGGACCTCCGTGTCTCCGGGAGAATAAAAGTAGGCATTGTGCCCATCCAGCACAAAGAGCTTGCCGGCTGGGGTGGAATAGGTCCAGCGCATTTTCTGCGGCTTTTTCAGCAGGAGTACTCCGCTTTCGCTACGGTGCATGCCCATCCCATCGAACTTCTGCGTAAAGTGTACGGACAGAGAATGCAGCGAATTGTAGTGCCGGTCTACGACGGCTGCGAAAGCTTGCGGGCTAACAACCTGGGCATGCACACGCGAAGAAAGGCAAAGTGCAGCGAGCAGCAGAAGCCCACGTCGCTTTGCCGAGAAGCACAGGCGATGTCCTGCGCCTTGCCATCGGCTTTCCCGCTTTTGCCGGCCCATTTTCTCGTATTCTGTTAAATTTTTCAAAAATAAGGACCTGAGAAGAATGATGGAAAAAAGCGGCGTTCCGGCCGGAGATGGCACTCGAATGCGGTCCTCTCCGCGGAGCTTTCTTACGGGCGAACCTGGCCGCCCGGGGGGGCATACGAAGTAGGCCCTACTGGATCGGTACCGTACAGTTAGTGCCCCCCGCCGGATCGGCTTTAATTTCCCCGGTCATATCAATACAGAAGCCGCGGTGCCCGGTTTTGCCTACGGCCTGAGGGACCGCAGTGGCCTCATAGCTGGTGTACATGTCCTGATTATTCACCGTGGTTTTCTGGCAGTTGGTGATGTTGAAGGTGTATCCAGCCTTGGAGCCGGAGGCCAGATCGCGCTGAAGTAATTGTGCACTTTGCGCACTGGGAGGCCCGGCGCTGGCGTCACCGCCAAGGGCCTGCAGGGAGCAGGCAAAGCCATTGGCTGGGTAGTTGGTCTGGTACTGGATCTCCGCCTGATAGATGGCGCGCAGGGACTGGATGGCCGAAGTCTCGTTGGCCTGGCTGCGAAGATTGAGCATATTCGGGATAGCAATGAGCATGAGGATGAGCATGATGGAGATAACAATGAGCAGCTCCATCAAGGTGAACCCAGACTCAGGAAGGTTGCATCCGTCATACCGCCTGCGGCGCGGGGAAAGAGATTGGGTCAGCAGAGTGATCAAAGATTTGTGCATGTTGGGTGATACTTTCCGCCTGTCGAGAGAAATGCTAAATGAATAAGACGCGCAACGCCAGCCAAGCGCTCCATCAAAGGGCCTGGGATGCAGAATTCCGAAACTGGCCAGGCTGGACGCTGGCAGCGAACAGGAGTCCCCATCGCCCGTATGGTTTTCTGGAGCAATCGAGGAGATTGAAATACGGAATTCCATACATAAAAGCGGTGCTCTCTGCAGCCTGTATTTACGATTTCGTAAATATACTCATCTGCAAACTATTCTTTTTGAGCACTTTGCACTCTCATTTCAACGCAGTTAACGGTTTGGTACATCTGTTGCATAGTTCATTATTAGTTTAAAGGGCTGCGGCATTCGTTGTCCGTAGGTTCCGTATTCACACAAGTCAATTTTTTGCCGTAGTTCCTGGGACAGGGGGAAATGGTATGAAGAGTTGTTCTTGTGGGCGGCGCCTTCAGGCGCTCATCTTTGGCCTTGTGTTTCTCTCGTTCTGTTGGTTTCTGCCAACGCAAACGGCTTCCGCGCAAAATGTATATGCGGCAATCCACGGTACGGTGTCTGACCCTACCGGCGCGGTGATCCCGAATGCTAATGTCACGGTACTCAACACCAGTACGGGGATATCTTCCCAGCAGACGACCGATAGCAAGGGCTACTACATTTTCCCGCAGCTGGCCATTGGCGGCCCGTATTCGATTACGATCTCTGTTTCCGGGTTTCAGACATTCAAGGTTGCTGGACTGACGTTGCAGCTCAATGATAATCGCGAGGTCAATGCGGTCCTCAGGCCGGGCGAGGTCTCGCAAAGTGTAGAAGTGAATGCTGCGGCCGTACAGGTAGAAACCTCGGATTCTCAGGTAAAGGACACAATTACGGGCAGCCAGATTGTCCAGCTTCCTTTGCTGGGCCGTGATGCCACGGTCCTGCAAAAGATCAGCCCGGGCACGGTCGAGTCCTCAGACCGTTTTGGCAATTATTCGGCGAATGGGTCCCAGACCCAGGAAAACAGTTATTTGCTGGATGGGGCCGACGTCAACGATGCGCCTCTTCAGACCCAGGCACTCATTATCAATCCGGACGCAATTCAAGAGGTCACTTTTGTAACGGGCACGCAGAACCCGGAGTATAACCGCAATTCAGGCGCCATTATTAACCAGACGATCAAGAGCGGCACCAATTCTTTCCATGGAGATGCCTTCGAGTTTTACCGGGACACCTTCCTCAACAATGGAAACTACTTTTCTACTTCAAGGCCTGTATTTCACCAGAACCTTTTCGGAGGGACGCTGGGTGGTCCGGTCCTCAGAAACCGGTTGTTCTTTTTTCTCGCTTACCAGGGACTGCGGAATGCA from Pseudacidobacterium ailaaui includes these protein-coding regions:
- a CDS encoding LolA family protein, translating into MGRQKRESRWQGAGHRLCFSAKRRGLLLLAALCLSSRVHAQVVSPQAFAAVVDRHYNSLHSLSVHFTQKFDGMGMHRSESGVLLLKKPQKMRWTYSTPAGKLFVLDGHNAYFYSPGDTEVPRVPVKKLDDLRSPLRFLLGHTQLEKELGSLRLAPAENGSYVLMGVPKGMEQRIASVSITARADGTIQSMRIEETDGIVNTFLFSDEVPNAPAPDSAFLFQPPAGVHIVDGAPPV
- a CDS encoding type IV pilin protein is translated as MHKSLITLLTQSLSPRRRRYDGCNLPESGFTLMELLIVISIMLILMLIAIPNMLNLRSQANETSAIQSLRAIYQAEIQYQTNYPANGFACSLQALGGDASAGPPSAQSAQLLQRDLASGSKAGYTFNITNCQKTTVNNQDMYTSYEATAVPQAVGKTGHRGFCIDMTGEIKADPAGGTNCTVPIQ